AGTTGGTGAATTTGCTGAAGCCACTGTAATTGTTATGGTCCAATTTTCTCCATCTGAGGACACCATATCAAAATCATGACCGTCTCCCCAGCCACCTACAGCTTCTCCGGTAATAGAAACTACCGTAGGGTTTTGACCGTTAACATTAAACGCGGTTAAAATAATCGCGAGTACTAAAAGTAATTTTGTCTTCATAAATTTGTTTTTTTATTTTATTGTGATTACTAACTCTTGCTAATTTACAATTTATTTGTGTTATTCATCTCAAAACGAAGTAAAAAGCTCAACGAAAACGTTATAGTGTTAATAAATTAATTGGTCTTAACCAACATCTTTTTACTTCGCTTGATTGTATGAATACTTGTTGTGATTATTGTTTGATTAATTTCAATGTCTTTTCGTTATGATCTGCATCAAATACTTTGACTAAATACACCCCGCTTTTCAAATCGGAGGTTGAATAAACATCGCCCTTAACTTTATCATGATATGATTTTACTAACTGTCCGGTCATTGAATAAACTAACACTTTAGACATAGCATTATTAATAGTAAAATAATCTGTTGCCGGATTTGGCGACAGGTTTACAAAACGCAAGGCATTGAAACTCTCTGTATTTAAAGCAGATGGTTGATTTCCGTAAACCCTGAACCCACCGGCTTCTATTGTAATAGGGTCTGTGGTACTGGTTACGTTAAGCGTGCTGTTATCCATCAAATTATACCAAGTTCCTGTATAAGGAAAGTTTGGCGTTACGTTTATTGAAGTAACATTAAAGTTGGACAAAACCACTACATTTTTTAAGGTAGACGCTGAGGCAGCATTATCATAAATGTAAATCTTCGGTTCTAACGTTGTGCCTGAATTAATTGAAAAATCTTTACTGAATACCGTATTATTTTTTTCAAATCAATCATTTTAGCATAATCGTTGTAAATGGTATTTCTGTTCGGATCATCCATCCAATTATTTACCCATTGTGGTTGAGGCTTGGTATCTAATTTACAATCGCCAGAAGTGACATCCGAATCGGTATTAACCGTTCCGTTATTACAAGTAAAAATAGAATCATTATAGCCTAACTCCGCAAAGTGCCATATCATTTTTGGTCCCGGAATCAACAAAGAAACCGCGCCAATAGCAGACATTCTTGACAAAGCAGTATTTAATGTTCTAACGTTATGGGCTGCATTGGTATTGTTTCCGTAAATTAAGTTTTTATACATTAACCGTTCTTTATCATGACTTTCCGGATAACCCAACAATCTTTTAGCCGTAAAGCCATGCGCCGTATTACCCATTCTGGAAATGTCATTGCTCGAATTGTATCCCATTGACAACTGATTATAAGCCGTTGTCATTTCTCCCCACAACATTACTCCTTTACTTGGCGTTTCATTGATTCGGTAATTAGCCCACTGTTGTTCTTCATTATCGGCCCCAAGGTGTTCAAAAATAACATAATGTGTTGGGTCTAAATTCCAAGAGTAATCGGCATATTCTTTAAGCACATCCACTCTGTCCTGTTGGTAGCTGTTGGTACAAGCGTCACTTCCGGTACAGTTTTGCGTAAACCCTTTGGTTAAATCCCAACGAAATCCGTCAATCTTGTATTCTTGAATCCACTGTTTGATAACTCTTTTCACATAAGTTTTAGTTCTTGTTTGTTGGTGATTAAAATCATTTCCAACACTGTAACTGTGTGTAGCTACCATATTAAAATAAGGACTGTCTGAGGAAGGTGAGCCCCAGCCGTCACCATCAGGATCGTTCATCCACATTCTGTCTAATGGATTTCTTCCGAAAGCATGATTTAAAGCAACATCAAGAATAA
Above is a genomic segment from Flavobacterium phycosphaerae containing:
- a CDS encoding T9SS type A sorting domain-containing protein gives rise to the protein MSNFNVTSINVTPNFPYTGTWYNLMDNSTLNVTSTTDPITIEAGGFRVYGNQPSALNTESFNALRFVNLSPNPATDYFTINNAMSKVLVYSMTGQLVKSYHDKVKGDVYSTSDLKSGVYLVKVFDADHNEKTLKLIKQ